A window of Sphingobacterium sp. SRCM116780 contains these coding sequences:
- a CDS encoding HesB/IscA family protein: MNTETITEKAPLTLTEGAIKELKKLKDQQEISDDFGLRIGVEGGGCSGMSYILGFDQKKEGDSEYSIDGIRVFMNKAHGLYLAGMEVDFKNGLDARGFTFNNPNASSTCGCGSSFSA; this comes from the coding sequence ATGAATACAGAAACGATAACAGAGAAAGCACCTTTAACATTAACTGAAGGAGCAATAAAGGAGTTAAAAAAACTGAAGGATCAACAAGAGATTTCAGACGATTTTGGATTGCGTATTGGTGTTGAGGGCGGGGGTTGTTCTGGAATGAGCTATATTTTAGGTTTCGACCAAAAAAAAGAAGGTGATAGCGAATATAGCATTGATGGTATCCGTGTTTTTATGAATAAAGCACATGGTTTATATCTAGCAGGAATGGAAGTTGATTTCAAAAATGGCTTAGATGCTCGTGGATTTACATTTAACAACCCAAATGCTTCCAGTACTTGTGGTTGCGGAAGTTCTTTCTCAGCATAA
- the glyA gene encoding serine hydroxymethyltransferase, with translation MERDQAIFNLIADELKRQEEGIELIASENFVSKQVMEAAGSVLTNKYAEGLPGKRYYGGCEVVDEIETIAINRAKQLFGAEWVNVQPHSGAQANAAVFLATIKPGDKILGLDLSHGGHLTHGSPANLSGKIYQPLFYGVKEDTGLIDYEQLEETALREKPKMIICGASAYSRDWDYARIRKVADEIGALVLADISHPAGLIARGLLNDPLPYCHIVTTTTHKTLRGPRGGMIMVGKDFENTWGVKTPKGETRTITQLLDLAVFPGTQGGPLEHTIAAKAIAYGEALSDEYMDYIVQVKKNAAALAQFFVERDYKIISGGTDNHLMLVDLRNKDISGKEAEAVLGKAGITTNKNMVPFDSRSPFVTSGVRFGTAAITSRGIKETEIIQIGELIDAAITNASNESELANIHSKVREMMAAFPLYK, from the coding sequence ATGGAAAGAGATCAAGCCATTTTCAATTTGATAGCTGATGAGCTTAAACGCCAAGAAGAGGGTATCGAATTAATTGCTTCAGAAAACTTCGTTTCTAAACAAGTTATGGAAGCTGCAGGTTCAGTTTTGACAAACAAATATGCTGAAGGCTTACCAGGAAAACGTTACTATGGTGGTTGCGAGGTTGTCGATGAAATTGAAACAATTGCTATTAATCGAGCTAAACAATTATTTGGTGCAGAATGGGTAAATGTACAACCACATTCTGGAGCGCAGGCAAATGCAGCTGTTTTCTTGGCTACAATAAAGCCAGGGGACAAAATTTTAGGACTTGATTTATCACATGGTGGTCACTTAACACATGGTTCTCCAGCAAATCTTTCAGGTAAAATCTACCAACCGTTGTTTTACGGTGTAAAAGAAGATACAGGTTTAATTGATTACGAACAATTAGAGGAAACAGCACTTCGTGAGAAACCAAAAATGATTATCTGTGGCGCTTCTGCCTACTCTCGTGATTGGGATTATGCCCGTATTCGTAAAGTAGCCGATGAAATCGGTGCTTTAGTTTTAGCAGATATTTCACACCCAGCAGGATTAATCGCTAGAGGGTTGTTAAATGATCCACTTCCTTATTGTCATATCGTGACAACGACCACACATAAAACACTTCGTGGACCTCGTGGTGGTATGATTATGGTTGGCAAAGATTTCGAAAATACTTGGGGAGTTAAAACTCCAAAGGGCGAAACACGTACCATCACACAATTATTAGATTTAGCTGTTTTCCCAGGTACGCAAGGTGGGCCTTTGGAACATACAATAGCAGCAAAAGCTATTGCCTATGGTGAGGCTCTTTCGGATGAATATATGGATTATATTGTTCAAGTAAAGAAAAACGCAGCTGCTTTAGCCCAATTCTTTGTTGAAAGAGATTACAAAATTATTTCTGGTGGTACAGACAATCACTTAATGTTGGTTGATTTACGAAATAAAGATATTTCAGGTAAAGAAGCAGAAGCTGTTTTGGGTAAAGCAGGTATCACTACAAATAAAAATATGGTTCCTTTTGATTCACGTTCTCCATTTGTAACTTCAGGTGTTCGTTTTGGTACAGCTGCGATTACTTCACGTGGTATCAAAGAAACAGAAATTATTCAAATTGGTGAATTGATTGATGCAGCAATTACAAATGCATCTAATGAGTCTGAGTTAGCTAACATCCATTCAAAAGTGAGAGAGATGATGGCAGCTTTCCCTCTTTATAAATAA